From the Salvelinus fontinalis isolate EN_2023a chromosome 35, ASM2944872v1, whole genome shotgun sequence genome, one window contains:
- the LOC129834640 gene encoding CD81 antigen-like → MGVEGCTKCIKYMLFFFNFIFWLAGGVVLGVALWLRHDGHTSSLLELKFDGQQAPTTFLNSVHILIAVGAVMMVVGFLGCYGAIQESQCLLGTFFACLVILFACEVAAGIFGFMHKDSISKELITFYDNVYENSVVNTITDQDKDKKQAAAAVLKVFHETLECCGRGISNVFTTLFTQGFTDMCPKSVSASTTDCHRKISELFNEKVYLIGIAALIVAIIMIFEMTFSMVLCCGIRNSPVY, encoded by the exons CTCGCTGGAGGTGTGGTCCTGGGCGTGGCTCTGTGGCTTCGACATGATGGCCACACCAGCAGCCTGCTAGAGTTGAAGTTTGACGGCCAACAAGCACCAACCACCTTCTTAAACA GTGTTCACATCCTGATCGCTGTTGGCGCAGTGATGATGGTTGTCGGGTTCCTCGGCTGCTATGGTGCCATTCAGGAGTCTCAATGTCTTCTTGGAACA TTCTTTGCCTGCTTGGTGATCCTGTTCGCTTGTGAGGTGGCAGCTGGAATCTTTGGATTCATGCACAAAGATTCG ATTTCCAAAGAGCTGATTACCTTCTATGACAATGTTTATGAGAACTCTGTAGTAAACACTAtaacagaccaggacaaggacaaGAAACAGGCTGCCGCTGCTGTGCTGAAGGTCTTCCATGAGACG TTGGAATGCTGTGGTAGGGGCATCAGCAACGTGTTCACTACGTTATTCACCCAAGGTTTTACAGACATGTGCCCCAAGTCAGTCTCCGCTTCCACTACA GACTGTCACAGAAAAATCAGTGAGCTCTTTAACGAGAAGGTTTACCTGATTGGCATCGCTGCCCTGATAGTTGCTATTATTATG ATCTTTGAGATGACCTTTAGTATGGTCCTGTGCTGTGGGATCCGCAACAGCCCGGTGTACTAA